In Novosphingobium sp. PP1Y, the sequence TGCCCTTCCCCTCGGTCAACACGGACGTCAAGCGCGTCACTTTCTGACCATCATGGGCGGTGCGCGAAACGCGTACCGCCCAGCCCATGCGTCAAGCGCCTTGCGAAGCTACCTCTGCGCGTCTCGGCTGCATGAAGCTGCGCCGCCCACGAGGGGTGATTTTCTGATCAAACGATTGGAAGTTTCCAGTCAGGCATCGTGTTCGGGAAACAAGGGTCCGGGCAGACGGATAGCCAGGACGAAGCATCCGAGCAGCAAGATCTCTATAACGAGGATCGCAGGCAGCAACTTGCCCGTTTCGCCGGGCCCGGCACTGGCGAAGAATGCGGTGCCGACAATCGCCACTCCCAGGGCCAGTCCGAGTTCCTGCACCGTCTTGATGAGCCCGCTGGCCGCTCCTGCGTGTTTCCGGTCGACACGCGCGAGGATCACCGGGGTCAGTGGGCCGTTTGTCATTCCCATCCCCGCTCCGGCGAGAGCCAGGCAGCCCAATACCCACCATCCATCACCGCCCGTCACAATCCAGCCAAGCGTGCCTGCCGAAAACAGCGCCATGCAGGTCACGCCGCCGACGAGGACCCACTTGCCGTGGCTGGCAATGAGTTTCCGGCCGAGAAAGGCAATGCCGATCATGACCCCGACACTGAAAGGAATGTGCAGCAGGCCGGTCTGCAGCGGCGAGTAGCCCAGGAGCTTTTGCACACCGAAAGCGAAGACGAAAAGGAACCCGCTCGTCGACGAGCCGAAGAGCAGCGCGATCAGCAGCCCCATGGGGAACTGTCTCTGCGAGAAAAGCTCGGGGTGGAACATGCTTGCCGCGCCCCGCTCCGTCCTTTGCCTCGTTCGCCGCCACACGATCATCAGCAGGATCGGCGAAGCCAGAAGAAGGGCGAAGTGCCAGGGCTGCCAGCCAAGGTCGCTACCGCGCACGAGCGGGAACAAAAGGCCCGCCATCGCGCCTGCAAACAGCATGGTTCCCCATACATCGATACCGCGGGCGTGCTCAGACCTGGCCTTGGGAAGAAGCCTCCAGGCAACGATCAAGGCTACGACGCCCACCGGCGCATTGATCAGAAAGACGCTGCGCCAACCAAGCCCGAAAAGGTTCGCGTGAATCAGCAGGCCTCCCAGAATTGGCCCGGCAATGGCCGACATCCCGCCGATCACGCCAACCCAAGCGAGTTTCGCGACGCGCTCAAGCGGTTCGAACAGGACCTGGATCAGTGCCATGACCTGCGGCGCCATCATCGCACCTGCGCACCCCTGCAGGACGCGCGCAGCGATCAGTTGCTCCGGACTGCCCGAAAGCCCGCACAGGATCGAGGCCCCGGTGAAACCGGCCACACCCGTGATGAACA encodes:
- a CDS encoding MFS transporter, whose translation is MTEVASPPLAVNHNTHGAAGNLTDRQKSVAYLTLMVALVLEIVDVTIVNTALPVIEKDFGSAAAEAQWVSAGYSLAFALLLMLGGRLGDALGYRGLFITGVAGFTGASILCGLSGSPEQLIAARVLQGCAGAMMAPQVMALIQVLFEPLERVAKLAWVGVIGGMSAIAGPILGGLLIHANLFGLGWRSVFLINAPVGVVALIVAWRLLPKARSEHARGIDVWGTMLFAGAMAGLLFPLVRGSDLGWQPWHFALLLASPILLMIVWRRTRQRTERGAASMFHPELFSQRQFPMGLLIALLFGSSTSGFLFVFAFGVQKLLGYSPLQTGLLHIPFSVGVMIGIAFLGRKLIASHGKWVLVGGVTCMALFSAGTLGWIVTGGDGWWVLGCLALAGAGMGMTNGPLTPVILARVDRKHAGAASGLIKTVQELGLALGVAIVGTAFFASAGPGETGKLLPAILVIEILLLGCFVLAIRLPGPLFPEHDA